A region from the Vicia villosa cultivar HV-30 ecotype Madison, WI linkage group LG3, Vvil1.0, whole genome shotgun sequence genome encodes:
- the LOC131660252 gene encoding uncharacterized protein LOC131660252 — MSASEGEKKVVEENEVPKGGELLFCGATGWDTVGRRKGPPEGNLVSPSRLRPLVGIDIRYVASGCASCHCLALDVEGRCYTWGRNDKGQLGHGDTIQRDRPTVVSALSKYKIVQAGSGKSHTVVVTDDGNSLAFGWNKHGQLGSGSVKNEIESSPIRCVVSEVKYATCGADFSVWLSSVEGASILTAGLPQYGQLGHGTDNEYNMKESSVKLVYEPQPRPRAIASLAGETIVKVACGSNHTVAVDKNGFVYTWGYGGYGRLGHREQKDEFAPRRIDIFTNRNVLPPDAIISAGSMNSACTAAGGQLYMWGKIKNTGDDWMYPKPLMDLSGWNIRCMDSGGMHHFVGADSSCISWGHAQNGELGYGPAGQKSSAVPKKVDLLEGMHVMSVACGLGHSMVVVDRANVAERLDQLDTHDGKAVGEGTEPVSKTPVPKKAAAPKKGAKKADNSKKRKKAKDSSDSEEEEEQAEESDNSDDEVNGEAEVKKSRAGKNSGKGRGKASKTSESESKGSGRGRGRAPANKSSSKSSPVKSSGKRGRPKKA; from the exons ATGTCTGCTTCCGAAGGTGAGAAGAAGGTTGTGGAAGAGAACGAAGTTCCGAAAGGTGGAGAGCTTTTGTTCTGTGGTGCCACGGGTTGGGATACCGTTGGTCGTCGGAAAGGTCCGCCTGAGGGGAACTTGGTCTCTCCGTCGCGGTTAAGGCCTCTCGTTGGGATTGATATTCGTTACGTTGCTTCTGGTTGCG cgTCTTGTCATTGTTTggcattggatgttgaagggagATGCTATACATGGGGACGTAATGAT AAAGGGCAACTGGGTCATGGAGATACTATTCAGCGTGATAGGCCAACTGTGGTGTCTGCACTTTCAAA ATACAAAATTGTTCAAGCTGGATCTGGGAAGAGCCATACAGTGGTAGTTACAGATGATGGAAATTCCCTAGCATTTGGATGGAACAAACATGGACAGCTAGGTTCGGGTTCTGTAAAAAATG AAATTGAATCATCTCCCATTCGCTGTGTTGTTTCTGAAGTTAAATATGCTACATGCGGTGCCGACTTTTCTGTCTGGTTATCTTCAGTTGAAGGAGCTTCTATACT GACTGCTGGGCTTCCACAGTATGGGCAGCTTGGGCATGGGACAGATAATGAG TATAATATGAAAGAAAGCTCTGTGAAATTAGTTTATGAACCACAGCCACGCCCTCGAGCCATAGCTTCCCTTGCAGGTGAAACTATTGTCAAGGTGGCATGTGGATCGAATCACACAG TGGCTGTGGACAAGAATGGCTTTGTCTACAC GTGGGGTTATGGTGGTTACGGAAG GCTAGGACATAGAGAGCAGAAGGATGAATTTGCTCCACGTCGTATTGACATTTTCACAAATAGAAATGTTTTACCTCCTGATGCCATTATTTCAGCAGGTTCTATGAATTCTGCTTGTACTGCAG cTGGAGGGCAGTTGTACATGTGGGGCAAAATAAAGAACACAGGTGATGACTGGATGTACCCGAAGCCTCTAATGGACTTAAG TGGTTGGAATATACGATGCATGGATTCAGGGGGTATGCACCATTTTGTTGGGGCTGATTCCTCGTGCATAAGTTGGGGTCATGCTCAGAATGGAGAGCTGGGATACGGACCTGCTGGACAGAA GTCTTCAGCTGTACCCAAAAAGGTGGATTTACTTGAGGGTATGCATGTCATGAG TGTTGCTTGTGGTTTGGGTCATTCCATGGTTGTGGTTGACAGAGCAAATGTTGCTGAAAGACTTGACCAG CTTGATACACATGACGGCAAAGCTGTTGGTGAAG GTACTGAGCCTGTAAGTAAAACTCCAGTCCCTAAGAAGGCTGCTGCTCCTAAAAAGGGTGCAAAGAAAGCTGACAACTCAAAGAAGAGGAAAAAAGCAAAAGATTCATCTGActctgaagaagaggaagaacagGCTGAAGAAAGTGACAATAGCGATGATGAAGTTAATGGGGAGGCCGAGGTTAAGAAATCACGTGCTGGTAAAAATTCTGGGAAGGGCCGAGGTAAGGCATCCAAAACGTCAGAGTCTGAGAGCAAAGGTTCTGGCCGAGGGCGCGGTCGCGCTCCTGCAAATAAAAGCAGTTCTAAATCTTCTCCGGTGAAGTCATCTGGTAAGAGAGGAAGACCCAAAAAGGCATGA
- the LOC131654872 gene encoding uncharacterized protein LOC131654872, whose translation MLKFLSRVKIEFNALDPRTASCMEFLAQCNSRKAKESNPACEVEVKRKNVEHPPQITVTFVNGVEEAFDATSTPAHHITKMILEKGQFLETEQMFREAGEQWPVIIPDEELSQHAPGTKPRKAEEKKQ comes from the exons atgctGAAGTTCCTATCAAGAGTGAAAATCGAATTCAACGCATTGGATCCACGCACCGCATCGTGTATGGAATTTCTCGCTCAATGCAATTCACGAAAAGCCAAAGAATCAAACCCCGCTTGCGAAGTCGAGGTGAAGCGTAAAAACGTGGAGCATCCGCCGCAGATCACGGTGACATTCGTTAACGGCGTGGAAGAAGCTTTCGATGCAACGTCGACGCCGGCGCACCATATAACGAAGATGATCCTGGAAAAAGGTCAGTTTCTAGAAACCGAACAGATGTTCCGTGAAGCAGGTGAACAATGGCCGGTTATAATTCCCGATGAAGAACTCTCTCAACACGCACCTGGCACAAAA CCTAGGAAAGCCGAGGAGAAGAAGCAATAG